Genomic DNA from bacterium:
CCACGAATCTCCGCCGCGTGATGCGGGACGCCTCCGCGGCCGCGACACAGTTGGGCGTGGAGATCGCCGGCGGCCACAGCGAGGTGACGAGCGGCATTGATCGCACGATCGTCATCGTGACCGCGTTGGGGCGCGCGCGCAAAGACCGGGTGCTGCGGAGCGGGGGAGCTCAGCCGGGCGACACGCTGCTGCTGACCAAAGGTGCGGGCATCGAAGGCACGTCGATCTTGGCGGCTGCCCTCGAAGAGCGGCTCAAACCCGTCCTCGGGGAGGAGGCCCTCGCTCGGGCCCGGGCGTACCGGGACCAGATCAGTGTGCTTCCCGAGGCCCGGGCGGCGGTGGGCGCCGGCGCACGGGCCATGCACGACGTCACAGAAGGCGGCATCCTGGGGGCGGTCTACGAAATTGCCGCGGCCTCGGGGATCGGCGTCCATCTCGATGCCAACCGGGTCGGGGTCCTTCCTGAGACCGCGTCCATCTGCGGCGCGCTGGGACTCGATCCCCTCGGCCTGA
This window encodes:
- a CDS encoding AIR synthase family protein, producing the protein MTSRLPIGKVPAELLGTLVYPHLGARRPDILVHAQLGEDCAVIEFGDEVAVLTTDPITGAGPDLGWYAVFIATNDLAATGAEPVALLLTLLLAPADAATNLRRVMRDASAAATQLGVEIAGGHSEVTSGIDRTIVIVTALGRARKDRVLRSGGAQPGDTLLLTKGAGIEGTSILAAALEERLKPVLGEEALARARAYRDQISVLPEARAAVGAGARAMHDVTEGGILGAVYEIAAASGIGVHLDANRVGVLPETASICGALGLDPLGLIGSGALLVATPDAPRTAGAIGRAGIPAAEIGMFVARDRLVTRDGVTTPLLPPGRDELWRALGPG